One segment of Synergistaceae bacterium DNA contains the following:
- the trpA gene encoding tryptophan synthase subunit alpha, which produces MSRIKNAFGGGKAFIPFITAGDPSLRKTEDFIFDMVRGGADMVEIGIPFLDPIAEGPVIQEADNRALSSGTTVDGIFDMVCSLREKTDIPLVFMTYLNPVFKYGYDAFFARCKTAGIDGIIIPDLPFEEKEEVRRPAQRYDIDVISLIAPTSDQRIRLIASDAEGFLYIVSSMGVTGIRSEIKTDLKSIIELARTSCTIPAAVGFGISTPEQASKIAAIADGVIVGSAVVKIIEEHGADAGQYIYEYVRAMKDAIADI; this is translated from the coding sequence ATGAGTAGGATAAAAAATGCCTTCGGCGGCGGCAAGGCGTTCATCCCGTTTATAACGGCAGGGGACCCCTCGCTTCGGAAGACAGAGGATTTTATATTTGACATGGTGCGCGGTGGGGCTGATATGGTGGAAATCGGGATCCCGTTTTTAGATCCGATAGCGGAAGGCCCTGTGATACAGGAAGCCGACAATCGCGCACTTTCATCGGGGACGACGGTTGACGGTATCTTTGACATGGTCTGCTCATTGCGGGAAAAAACTGACATCCCGCTTGTGTTCATGACATATCTGAACCCTGTGTTTAAATACGGGTACGACGCGTTTTTCGCTCGCTGTAAAACGGCAGGCATAGACGGTATAATAATACCTGACCTCCCGTTTGAGGAAAAGGAAGAGGTGAGGCGTCCGGCACAGCGATATGACATAGACGTCATTTCCCTCATCGCTCCGACTTCGGATCAGAGGATAAGACTGATAGCCTCGGACGCCGAAGGCTTTCTGTATATCGTTTCCTCTATGGGCGTAACGGGGATACGCAGTGAAATTAAAACAGATCTCAAGTCGATAATCGAATTGGCAAGGACATCCTGTACGATCCCGGCCGCAGTCGGATTCGGGATCAGCACGCCGGAGCAGGCCTCGAAGATCGCAGCCATAGCCGACGGGGTAATAGTGGGAAGCGCTGTCGTAAAAATAATAGAAG
- the trpB gene encoding tryptophan synthase subunit beta — protein sequence MNRGRYGVHGGQYIPETLMNEMINLEKSYGFYKNDPDFCAELDRLLKNYAGRPSLLYYAEKMSKDLGGAKIYLKREDLNHTGSHKINNVLGQTLMAKKMGKKRIIAETGAGQHGVAAATAAALLGLECEIFMGKEDTGRQALNVYRMELLGAKVHPVTSGTMTLKDAVNETMREWVSRVEDTHYVVGSVMGPHPFPMIVRDFQSVISKEARAQILECEGKLPDAVVACVGGGSNAMGMFYNFIGDGSVRLIGCEAAGRGIDTGRHAATITTGTPGVFHGMKSYFCQNDQGQISPVYSISAGLDYPGIGPEHADLYDRGRAEYVAVTDDEAVGAFEYLAETEGIICAIESAHAVAHVMKTAPKMDKDEIVIICLSGRGDKDVAAIARYRGVDIHE from the coding sequence ATGAACAGAGGCAGATATGGAGTTCATGGAGGGCAGTACATTCCGGAGACGCTTATGAACGAGATGATCAACCTTGAAAAGTCTTATGGATTTTATAAAAATGACCCTGATTTCTGTGCGGAGCTGGACAGGCTCTTGAAAAATTACGCGGGACGGCCGTCCCTTCTGTATTATGCAGAGAAAATGTCGAAGGATCTTGGCGGCGCGAAAATATACTTAAAGAGGGAAGATCTTAACCATACAGGGTCGCACAAGATAAACAACGTTCTCGGTCAGACGCTTATGGCAAAAAAAATGGGCAAAAAGCGCATCATCGCGGAAACCGGAGCCGGACAGCACGGAGTTGCCGCCGCGACCGCGGCGGCGCTGCTCGGCCTTGAATGCGAGATATTCATGGGCAAGGAGGATACCGGGCGCCAGGCACTGAACGTCTACAGAATGGAGCTGCTCGGCGCCAAGGTGCACCCTGTGACGAGCGGGACGATGACTCTGAAGGACGCGGTCAACGAGACTATGAGAGAATGGGTCTCAAGGGTGGAGGACACGCATTATGTGGTTGGGTCTGTTATGGGACCGCACCCGTTTCCTATGATCGTCCGCGATTTTCAGAGCGTTATAAGCAAAGAGGCGCGTGCGCAGATCCTTGAATGTGAGGGGAAACTGCCTGATGCCGTGGTAGCCTGTGTCGGCGGCGGAAGCAACGCGATGGGGATGTTCTATAACTTCATCGGAGATGGATCCGTAAGGCTTATAGGCTGCGAGGCGGCAGGGCGCGGTATCGATACCGGAAGACACGCGGCGACAATAACAACGGGGACGCCCGGAGTTTTTCACGGCATGAAATCTTACTTCTGCCAGAACGACCAGGGGCAGATCTCGCCGGTATATTCTATCTCGGCGGGTTTGGATTACCCCGGGATAGGTCCCGAACATGCCGACCTCTACGACAGAGGCAGGGCGGAGTATGTCGCCGTGACCGATGACGAGGCTGTCGGGGCATTTGAATATCTGGCAGAGACGGAGGGGATCATATGCGCGATAGAGAGCGCCCACGCTGTCGCACATGTAATGAAAACGGCGCCGAAAATGGATAAGGACGAAATTGTTATAATTTGCCTGTCCGGACGCGGAGACAAAGACGTCGCGGCGATCGCGCGCTACAGAGGAGTTGACATACATGAGTAG
- a CDS encoding phosphoribosylanthranilate isomerase, whose translation MPKIKICGLCRPCDVDFVNEACPDYIGFVFAESRRRVTAEEAARFRGGLRADIVPAGVFVNEKVEVVARLYMDGIIQTVQLHGDEDDGYIRELRGIADIPVIKSFRVRTEKDVFRAQSSPADYILYDGGAGTGGKFDWRFLKNQTRPFFMAGGINGQNIKEALSFSPFCIDVSSGAESGGRKDREKILKLVREVRDHEEGIK comes from the coding sequence GTGCCTAAAATTAAAATATGCGGGCTGTGCCGTCCATGTGATGTTGATTTTGTAAACGAAGCCTGTCCGGATTATATAGGGTTTGTGTTTGCGGAAAGCCGCCGCAGAGTGACAGCCGAAGAGGCCGCGCGATTTCGCGGCGGATTGAGGGCGGATATCGTGCCGGCAGGCGTTTTTGTAAATGAAAAAGTCGAGGTTGTGGCGCGGCTTTATATGGACGGCATAATCCAAACAGTCCAGCTGCACGGAGACGAGGATGACGGATATATAAGAGAACTGCGCGGCATAGCAGACATCCCCGTCATCAAATCATTCCGTGTCCGGACGGAAAAAGATGTATTCAGGGCACAGAGCAGTCCTGCCGACTATATCCTTTATGACGGCGGCGCGGGGACCGGGGGAAAATTTGACTGGCGGTTTTTAAAAAATCAGACAAGGCCGTTTTTTATGGCCGGCGGCATCAATGGGCAGAACATAAAAGAGGCGCTCTCTTTCTCGCCCTTCTGCATAGATGTAAGCAGCGGTGCGGAGAGCGGAGGAAGGAAAGACAGGGAGAAAATTTTAAAATTAGTACGCGAAGTACGGGATCACGAGGAGGGAATAAAATGA